A stretch of the Arachis stenosperma cultivar V10309 chromosome 6, arast.V10309.gnm1.PFL2, whole genome shotgun sequence genome encodes the following:
- the LOC130932676 gene encoding cytochrome P450 82A4-like — protein sequence MDWTQNSQSVVAIGLFCVIITTLCFFFLFHRSKASQARRREPPMVDGAWPLLGHLPLLSGSKATHHLFGSIADKYGPLFSIKIGHARVLVINNSETAKECFTTNDLAVSYRPNLVAVETMTYNHAMFGFAPYGPYWREIRKIVTLGFLSNYQIDLLSHVRVSEVQTSIKELFNVWPRKKDSSDFSQVELKQWFHELAFNTALRIVAGNRYFGETAVVNEEEAQRCLKALREFMRLIGTFTVGDAVPFLRWFDFGGVEKAMKENVKQLDGVVSGWIQEHRQNRVTGKRNNEGDMDFIDVMLSLIDGTTIQGFDSDTIIKATTMALILGATDTSSVTNIWAICLLLNNPHTLEKLREEMDIHVGKERCINESDINKLVYLQAVVKETLRLYPPSPLSGIREFREDCTLGGYHVRKGTRLLTNVWKIQVDPSIWEDPLEFKPERFLTTHKDVDAKGNHFEYIPFGSGRRICPGISFGLRSAHLTLASFLHSFEISKISNEPVDMTSVVEITNIKVTPLKVLIKPRLPPNLYYKAM from the exons ATGGATTGGACTCAAAATTCCCAAAGCGTAGTTGCAATTGGACTCTTTTGTGTGATCATCACCACGCtttgcttcttcttcctttttcatcGCTCCAAAGCTTCTCAAGCGAGAAGAAGAGAACCCCCTATGGTTGACGGTGCATGGCCTTTACTCGGTCACCTCCCATTACTGAGCGGTTCCAAAGCAACCCACCATCTCTTCGGTTCCATCGCTGACAAGTACGGACCCCTTTTCTCCATTAAAATCGGTCACGCCCGAGTACTAGTCATCAACAACTCAGAAACCGCAAAAGAGTGTTTCACTACAAACGATTTGGCCGTGTCATATCGTCCCAATCTCGTTGCCGTTGAAACCATGACATATAACCACGCCATGTTTGGGTTCGCCCCTTACGGTCCCTACTGGCGCGAGATTCGGAAAATCGTCACTCTAGGGTTCCTTTCAAATTACCAAATTGACCTTCTCAGTCATGTCCGCGTCTCTGAAGTGCAGACATCGATTAAAGAGCTCTTCAATGTTTGGCCGCGGAAGAAGGACAGTTCTGACTTTTCACAAGTGGAATTGAAGCAGTGGTTCCATGAGTTAGCTTTCAATACGGCTCTCAGAATCGTAGCTGGGAATCGGTATTTTGGGGAAACTGCTGTGgttaatgaagaagaagcacagagatGTTTGAAAGCGTTAAGGGAATTCATGAGGCTGATTGGAACGTTCACTGTTGGAGATGCTGTTCCTTTTTTGAGGTGGTTTGATTTTGGAGGCGTTGAGAAAGCCATGAAAGAGAATGTGAAGCAATTGGATGGTGTGGTGAGTGGGTGGATACAAGAGCATCGGCAGAATAGGGTTACAGGTAAAAGAAATAATGAAGGTGATATGGATTTCATAGATGTCATGCTTTCTTTGATTGATGGAACAACAATTCAAGGGTTTGATTCTGATACCATCATCAAAGCAACAACAATG GCATTAATTTTGGGAGCAACCGACACTAGCAGTGTTACTAATATATGGGCAATATGTTTGTTACTGAACAATCCTCATACCTTGGAAAAACTAAGAGAAGAAATGGACATTCATGTTGGAAAAGAAAGGTGCATAAACGAGTCAGACATAAACAAGTTGGTGTACCTTCAAGCTGTGGTTAAGGAGACACTAAGGTTGTATCCACCTTCTCCTCTCTCAGGAATCCGCGAATTTAGAGAAGATTGCACCCTTGGTGGCTACCATGTGAGGAAGGGAACTCGACTACTAACAAATGTTTGGAAGATCCAAGTAGACCCAAGCATTTGGGAAGATCCATTGGAGTTCAAGCCAGAGAGGTTCCTCACTACTCATAAGGATGTTGATGCAAAAGGGAACCATTTTGAGTATATACCTTTTGGGAGTGGTAGAAGGATATGTCCTGGAATATCATTTGGCCTGCGAAGTGCACATTTGACTCTAGCAAGCTTCCTTCACTCTTTTGAAATCTCAAAAATATCGAATGAACCTGTTGATATGACTTCAGTGGTTGAGATAACCAACATCAAAGTTACTCCATTGAAGGTTCTTATCAAACCGCGTTTACCTCCCAATCTTTATTATAAAGCCATGTGA